A stretch of DNA from Variovorax paradoxus:
TGATGAGCGCGATGAACTCGTTGCCCAGCGGCGGAATCATGCGCACCACGGCCTGCGGCAACACGATCTGGCGCATCGCCACGCCGGGCGTCATGCCCAGCGATTGCGCGGCCAGGGTCTGGCCCTTGTCGATCGACTGGATCGCGCCGCGCACGATCTCCGACACGTAGGCGCCCGAGTACACGCCGAGCCCCAGCACACCGCACAAGAAGGCCGGCAGCAGGATGCCGAAGTGCGGCAGGCCGAAGAACAGGATGAACAGCTGCACCAGCAGCGGCGTGCCGCGAATGGCCGCCACGTAGGCGGTGCACACGCCGTAGATCCAGCGCCGCTTCGGGTTCAGCCGGCCGATGCCGACCAGCAGGCCCAGCACGCAACCGAGCGCCAGCGCGCAGGCGGTGATTTCCACCGTGACCAGCGCGCCGCGCAGCAGGTCGGGCCAGCCCTGCCAGACGGGCGAGAAATCGAGATCCATGGTCCGCTTACTTGGCGTTGGCGCTGAACCACTTTTTGACGATGGCCGCGTAGGTGCCGTCGGCCTTGAGCTTCTCGATCGCGCCGTTCACGGCCTTGGTGAGCTCGGGCGTGTCCTTGCGGATGGCCATGCCGTATTCCTCGGTGGTGATCTGCTCGTCGAGCACCTTCAGGCCGCCGCGCGTGCGCACGTACTGGAAGGCGGCGGGCTTGCCGGTGACGGCGGCGTCGGCGCGGCCGATGTCCACGAGGTTGAACATCTCCTGGTTCTTCTCGACTTCCAGCAGCTGCACCTGCGGGAATTTTTCCTTCGTGTACGACACGGACTTGGTGCCCACCTGCACGCTGACCTTCTTGCCGTTGATGTCGGCCGGCTTCTTGATGGTCGTGTTGTTGTCCTTCACCATGACCACGAGGCCGCCGGCGTAGTACGGCACGGTGAAGTCGACGACCTTCTTGCGCTCGTCGGTGATGTAGATGCCCGACACGGCCATGTCGAAGCGCTTCGAGATGAGGCCCGGCACGAGGCCCTTGAAGTCGATGTCGATCCACTCGATCTTGCGGCCCAGCGTCTTGCCGATGGCCTCGACCAGCTCGACGTCGAAGCCGGTGCGCTTGCCGTTTTCCACGAACTCCATCGGCGGGAAGGTGGCGTCGGTGGCCACGCGCAGCGGCTCGCCCTGGGCGTGTGCAGCGCCAGCGAAACCGAAGAAGGCGAGGCCGGACAGGGCGGCGGCGACGAGGGTGCGACGGGTGTTCATGAGAGGGCTTTCGTGGAGGTGAGGGAGAAGGGAGAAAAGAAAAAACGGTGCGGCTACTGCAGTGCGCGCGAGATGCGGGCCGCCGTGACGACGGTCATGTGGACCAATGCAGCTTCCATGCCTTCGACGCGCGTGAGCGGCGCCATCAGCGTGATCGCGCCGCGCAGCCGACGGCCCGCGGCCAGCACCGGTGCGCTCGCGCCCCAGACGCCGGCATCGACCTCGCCGTGCGTGACGGCATGGCCGGCGGCGCGGATGGTGTCGAGTTCGGCGGCGCGCTCGGCGCGGCGTTCGGGGGCTTCGTCGAGACCGTCGAGCAGCAGGTCGCGCGCATCGTCGGGCGCATGCGCCAGCAGGCACTTGGCGCTGGCGCCGTCGCGCGCGGGCACGCTGCGGCCGCGGTCGAAGGAGCAGCGCAGCGACTGTTCGCTGTCGATCATCTCCAGGCACACGACGCGGTCGTTCACGAGGGTGACGAGCGCCACGCTCTCGTGGCTCTGCTGCGCCAGCACGCGCATGTCGGCGCGCGCGGCCATTACGAGGTCGGAGTTGCCGTCGAAGCCGCTGGCCAGCTGCACGCTGACGGGCCCCGGCGAGTAGCGGCCTTCGGACTCCATCACGAAGCCCCAGCGGCGCAAGGTGGCGACCTGCCGGTACAGCGTGCTCTGCGACAGGCCCGTGGCCTGCACGAGCTCGGCCGCCGTCATCGCCGCCTTGCTTTGCGCCAGCACCGACAGCACGAACAGCGCGCGGTCGTTGTGGGCAGGAGCGTCAAGGGGGGTCGTCATCGGGGGCAATCGCTGGGCGGTCGAAAGTGGATGCGGCGTGCAGTATCTTGCTCGCCGTTCTCACGTCCAAGCCCGAATTCCCACGCGATGGGAATGAGCGCGTTTTTTCTTTCTACCTTCGTCTTACCCGGGGCATCAGACAGCGAGCAACGGGAAGAGCGGATCGTCCATCGGCGCGCCCGCCGGGAGGCGCTCGGCCAGGCCCGGGAAATCGGGCGAGGTCTTCCAGCTGCGCGGCGCGTGGCGGATGTCGTCGCCGAGGAATCGCACCGAGAACACACGGCGCCGGTTCGGCCCCTCGACGCCGGCCGCCGCATGCAGCGTGAGCATGTGGAAGCAGACGAAGTCGCCGGGCTCGATGTCCCAGCCGACGATGGGAAAGCGCTCGCGCGCACCCTCGATGTCGGGCAGGTCTTCCAGGCTGCCTTCGGGGAACCACTTGGCGTGGTTGTCCATGAAGGTGCGCGGCATGAGCCA
This window harbors:
- a CDS encoding amino acid ABC transporter permease gives rise to the protein MDLDFSPVWQGWPDLLRGALVTVEITACALALGCVLGLLVGIGRLNPKRRWIYGVCTAYVAAIRGTPLLVQLFILFFGLPHFGILLPAFLCGVLGLGVYSGAYVSEIVRGAIQSIDKGQTLAAQSLGMTPGVAMRQIVLPQAVVRMIPPLGNEFIALIKNSALVSLLTIHDVMHEGQKIISVSYRSLEVYLAIAVVYFVLTGTMTLILRHFEQKLRQGGLMR
- a CDS encoding transporter substrate-binding domain-containing protein — protein: MNTRRTLVAAALSGLAFFGFAGAAHAQGEPLRVATDATFPPMEFVENGKRTGFDVELVEAIGKTLGRKIEWIDIDFKGLVPGLISKRFDMAVSGIYITDERKKVVDFTVPYYAGGLVVMVKDNNTTIKKPADINGKKVSVQVGTKSVSYTKEKFPQVQLLEVEKNQEMFNLVDIGRADAAVTGKPAAFQYVRTRGGLKVLDEQITTEEYGMAIRKDTPELTKAVNGAIEKLKADGTYAAIVKKWFSANAK
- a CDS encoding IclR family transcriptional regulator, with translation MTTPLDAPAHNDRALFVLSVLAQSKAAMTAAELVQATGLSQSTLYRQVATLRRWGFVMESEGRYSPGPVSVQLASGFDGNSDLVMAARADMRVLAQQSHESVALVTLVNDRVVCLEMIDSEQSLRCSFDRGRSVPARDGASAKCLLAHAPDDARDLLLDGLDEAPERRAERAAELDTIRAAGHAVTHGEVDAGVWGASAPVLAAGRRLRGAITLMAPLTRVEGMEAALVHMTVVTAARISRALQ